In the Deltaproteobacteria bacterium CG11_big_fil_rev_8_21_14_0_20_42_23 genome, CCATATCGTTGATGGCATATTTCACCGCTTCATCTACGATGGCTTGAAAGGTTTTATCAGGCCTTGCTTTTTTAAACTTCGATACACCAGCGGCAACTACATAAACGTCTCTCATGGTTCCTCCTTATTTGGTACGATAGTGCGATAGTATTTAGTACTTGGCGGTTTGTTCTTTTTGTCATCCTCTGGCTAGACCAGGCCTGCCTGCCGGACAGGCAGGGGATCCACAATTCTTTTTTACAATGTCATGAATAACGATAAATTGTTTAAATATCTGGATCCCCGCGTTCGCGAGGATGACAAAACTAAAAAATGAGAATGAAAAATAAAGTTAAAAAATCTTTACCGAATCATTTTACATTTTTCTCAACCCAATTGGTGATGTCATCAATGGGTGTTCCTGGAGTAAAAATTTCTGAAACTCCAAGGGCTTTTAATTGTTCGATGTCATCTTGTGGAATAATGCCACCGCCGAAAATTTTGATGTCGTCAGATTTTTCGGCTTTGAGCAAATCCATCACGGCTTTAAACAAATACATGTGCGCGCCAGATAAAATAGAGATGCCAATGGCGTGCACATCTTCTTGAATGGCAGCTGCAACAATTTGTTCGGGAGTTTGGTGTAAGCCAGTGTAGATGACTTCGTAACCTGCATCACGAAGTGCGCGAGCTATAATTTTTGCACCGCGGTCGTGGCCGTCTAGGCCTGGTTTTGCGACGAGTATTCTAATTTTTTTCATAGTTTCATTTCTTAAAAAATTCCGGGATCGTTGTATTCGCCAAACACACTTTTCATGGTGCTCATCATTTCTTCTTCGGTGCAGTAAGCAAGAGCGCAGTCGACAAGTGCTGGCATTACATTTTGATTATTGATGGATGCATTTTTTAAAGCTTGAAGTGTATTTTCCACTTCAGCTTGATTTCGTTTTGCTTTCATGGCTGCAATTCTGGCAACTTGTTTTTCTCTAACACTTTCGTCGATCCGCAAAATATCTGGTTCTCCTTCATCTTCGCTGATGAAGTCATTGACACCGACAATAATTTTTTCTTTTTTTTCAATTTGTCTTTGATACGTAAAGCTTGCGTCAGCAATTTCCTTTTGTGGATAACCAATATCAATCGCTTTCAACATGCCACCCATATCTTCAATTTTGTTGATGATGGCCATTGCTTCTTCTTCCATTTCGTCTGTGAGTTTTTCAACGAAATAGGAACCTGCAAGTGGATCGATGGTATTTGTTACACCAGATTCGTGTGCAATAATTTGCTGCGTGCGCAATGCAATGCGCGCTGAAAATTCTGTTGGCAACGCTAAGGTTTCATCAAGTGCATTTGTGTGCAGCGATTGTGTTCCGCCTAAAACTGCAGAAAGTGCTTGAAGCGTTGTGCGTGTAATATTGTTGTATGGTTGTTGCGCTGTAAGTGAGCAGCCCGCAGTTTGAGTGTGGAAGCGCATCATAAGTGAGGTCTCTTTTTTGGCGCCGTATTTTTCTTTCATCACTCTAGCCCAAATTCTTCTGGCAGCTCTGTATTTGCAAATCTCTTCGAAGAAGTCGCTGTGAGCATTGAAGAAAAATGAAAAACGTCTTGCAACTGTGTCAACATCTAAGCCGCGTTCTTTGCAGGCTTGCACATAGGTAAAACCATTTGACAACGTGAAGGCAAGTTCTTGCACTGCGGTAGAACCCGCTTCGCGAATATGATACCCTGAAATGGAAATGGGATGAAAACGTGGAACTTCTTGTGCGCAAAATTCGATCATATCTACCACAACGCGCATTGATGGGTTAGGAGGAAACGCCCACGAATGTTGCGCAATAAATTCTTTGAGGCAATCGGTTTGAACTGTTCCGCCGATTTTATCCCAAGCAACACCCTGCTTTTTGGCAAGCGCTAAGTACATGGCCAGCAAAACTGCAGCTGGTCCGTTGATGGTCATGGATGTTGTAACCTGATCGAGTGGAATGCCATCGAATAAGGTTTCCATGTCTGCCAAGCTATCGATAGCAACACCACACAAACCTACCTCACCGTGAGAGCGCTTGGAGTCTGAATCGTAGCCCATCAGGGTTGGGAAATCGAAAGCAACTGATAAACCATTTTGTCCATGTTCGAGAAGATAGCGGTATCTTTTGTTTGTTTCTTCGGCAGTTCCAAAACCAGAAAAAAGCCGCATGGTCCACAAACGACCGCGATGCATAGTGGGATAAATTCCACGCGTGTAGGGAAATTCTCCTGGCAAGCCCAAATCTTTTTCTTCATCAAGATGTTCGATGTCAGCTTGAGTATAAAGACGTTTGATGGGCTTGGAAGAAAGCGTTGTGAACTCTGCATGGCGTTCAGCATGTTTCTTTATGGTAGGTTCAACAAGTTCCTCTTTCCACTTTTTTATTTTGTCTTTTGAAATCATATTTTGTTCTCAGATTTTCACGATTCTTTGTCATCACGAGGAGCATAGCGACGTGGTGATCTCATCGGTCAATTGTCAGAGGAGATCCTTCGTTACACTCAGGATGACAAACAAAGCACTTAGTACTAAGTACCAAGCACCATCGCACTATTGAACTATTAAACCAACTCTTTAAACACCGCGCGTGAAATGACTATGCGTTGGATTTCACTGGTGCCTTCGTAAATTTCGGTAATTTTTGCGTCACGGAAATATCGTTCAACGGGATATTCCCTGCTGTAGCCGTAGCCGCCCAATACCTGAATGGCATCGCGAGTAATATCGTTTGCAGCTTCGGATGAAAATAATTTTGCCATCGCTGCTTCTTTTCCAACATTTTTTCCTTCGCTTTTCAACCATGCTGCGCGGTGAATTAAAAGTCTTGCAGCATCTAGCTTTGTGGCCATGTCTGCAATTTTCCATTGGATGGCTTGAAAATCGGCAATCACTTTTCCGAAGGCTTCTCGTTCTTTTGCATATTTTGTTGCAGCTTCAAATGCAGCTCTGCCAATACCTAGAGCCTGAGCTCCAATGCCAATTCTGCCACCATCCAATGTGGCCATGGCAATTTTAAATCCGTCACCTTCAGCGCCCAAGAGATTTTCTGCAGGCACTTCACAGTTTTTGAAATTGAGTTCAGAAGTTGAGCTGGCTCGAATGCCTAATTTTTTTTCAATTTTTCCAATCTGAAAACCAGGGTAATTTTTTTCAACAATAAAGGCTGAAATGCCTTTGTGTTTATCGGTGCTTGTTCGTGCAAATACAATAATTGCATCTGCATTTGGTCCGTTGGTAATCCAATTTTTGGTTCCATTTAAAAAATACTTGTCGCCTTTTTTTTCTGCTTGGCAGCGAAGTGCGCCTGCATCTGAACCAGAGCCTGGTTCAGAAAGTGAATAGGCACCAAGTTTATTTCCACTCGCCCAATCTGGGATATACTTTTTCTTTTGGGCATCATTTGCAAAGTGCATAAGACATGTGAGGTAAAGCGAATTGTTTACGGACATGGTAACAGCTGTGGATGCGCAAGCTGCTGCAATTTCTTCCAGCACAATCACATAATCTAATGTAGACATGCCTCCGCCGCCAAGTTCGTGAGGAACCATCATGCCCATAATTCCCATCTCTGCCATTTTTTTAATGTTCTCTGTTGGGAATGTGCTGCTTTCATCTAGCTTTGCGGCATGTGGGGCAATTTCGCGTTTTGCAAAATCGCGCATGGTTTGTTGCAAGAGTAATTGTTCTTCGTTTAATTGAAAATCCATTTCATCCTCATCTAAAAAGTAAATTATTTTCCCGTAAAGTTTGCTTCTCGTTTTTCGATAAAAGCAGTGAGCCCTTCAAGGTGATCTTCGTCTTTAAAAAGTTGGGCAAAATGTTCGCATTCATTTTCTAAAGCTTTTTGCAATGGAAGCGATTGGCCTTCGTGTAAAACTTTTTTTGCCAGACTTACTGCAAGTGGGCCGTTGGTATTGATAGTGTTTGCAACTTTGAGTGCTTCTTCCAGAAGTTGATCTTGAGGAAATATTTTATTTATAATGCCAACAGCAAGAGCACATTCAGCTTTTAATTGAGCTGCACTGAAAATGAGTTCTTTTGCTTTGGCTATTCCCACAAGTTGTGTAAGCCGCTGAGTGCCGCCAAATCCGGGATAGAGGCCAAGCTTTGTTTCTGGCAATCCGAAGACGGCGTTATCGGAAGCATAAATAAAATCGCAAGCAAGCGCTAATTCGCAGCCGCCACCCAAGGCAAAACCATTCACTGCTGCAATGACGGGGTGCGAACATGCTGCAACGGCGTTCATGGCTTTGTGGCCAAGCTTTGCAAAGGCCATGGCTTGTTCTGGTTTCATGGTGCTCATGGCTTTGATGTCTGCGCCTGCAACAAAGGCTTTGTTTCCGGCGCCGGTGAGAATAATGCTGCGAATATTTTTGTTTTCGTTCAAAGCAAGAAAACAATCAGCCAAATTGTTTAACACTTCTTCGTTCAAAGCATTGAGTTGTTCGGGACGATTTACGGTAACGGTACAGGTTTGCGTCTGTTCTGAAAGTTGTAGATATTTATAGTTCATATTTATAAAATCCTTCACCCGATTTTCGCCCTAACTTTCCTTTTTTCACCAAACGTTGTAACAGCGCTGGTGGGCGGTATCGCTGGTTTTGCAGGCCGTCTGCCATTACGTTCATGATGGAAGCGCAGGTATCGAGCCCAATGAAATCGGCAAGGGCTAGTGGGCCCATGGGAAAATTGCAGCATGTGACCATGCCTTTATCGATGTCTTCTTTTTCGCTTACACCTTCTTCTAATGCCAAGATAGCTTCTAAAATCATGGGCATGAGAATTCGGTTGGCCACAAAACCCGCTCTGTCTTTTGAACGGATGAGTGTTTTTTCTAAAATGTTTACGAGATCATAAACGCAGTTTTCAGTTTCTTTGCTTGTTTCATCGGCACTTATTACTTCAACGCCAGGCATAATGGGAACAGGATTCATAAAGTGCATGCCAATCACTTTGTCTTTTCTGTTTGTCGCAGCTGCAATTTTTGTAATGGAAATAGAGGAAGTGTTTGTAGCTAAGATAATGTTCTCTTGTGTAATTCGATCGAGTGCAGAAAAAATGCGCGATTTTAATTCTAGGTTTTCGGTTACGGCTTCCACTACAAAATCAACATGGCTAAGATCATCAAGGGAAGTTGTGGTGGCTATGAGGTTTAAAGCTTGGCGTGCAGTTTCTTGAGTAATTTTCTTTTTTTCAGCAAGTTTAGTGAGTGATTTTTCAATACCGGTTAAGGCTTTTTTACATTGTTCTTCACTTATATCTTGAAGTGTAATTTCAAAACCTTTCATGGCAAATACTTGCGCAATACCAGCCCCCATCTGCCCTGCCCCAACCACACCAATTTTTTTTATTTTATTCATTTTTATACCATTTCAAGAATCATCGCCGTTGCTTCTCCGCCGCCGTTGCAAAGGGCAACGAGTCCACGTTTCAACTTTTTTCGTTTCAGCGCATGCACAAGTGTGGTTACTAATCTTGCGCCAGTACATCCAAGAGGATGACCGAGTGCTACGGCGCCGCCATGAATGTTTACGGTTTCAGGATTTAGTTTTAATTCTTTAATTGCGGTTATGGTAACACAAGCAAAGGCTTCGTTGATTTCGAAAAGATCGATGTCCGCAATGCTTAAGTTTGCTTTTTTCAACACAGCATTCACTGCACTCACAGGCGCTGTTGTATACCAGGCTGGATCTTGCGAGGCGGTAGCACTTGCAACAATGCGAGCTATTGGAATGAGTTTGTGTTCGGCGATTGCTTTTTCTGAAGCCAGTAGTGTTACAGCTGCACCGTCACTTAAAGATGAGGCATTTGCTGCAGTGATTGTTCCATCTCGTTTGAACACTGGTGTGAGTGAAGAAACTTTTTCAGGTTTTATTTTGAAAGGTTCTTCATCATCTTTAAAAACTGTTGATTCTCGTTTGCTTTTTATGGTGATAGGAACAATCTCATCGGCAAAGAAACCTTGTTCTATCGCACTTTGCGCTCGCTTGTAACTTTCGAGAGCAAAAGTATCTGAAGCCTCGCGCGTGATAGAAAATTTTTCGGCACACTTTTCTGCCAACTGACCCATGTGCTCATTTGAATAAGGGTCCCAAAGACCGTCGTGTATCATCTCATCAACAAGCTCAGTATTTCCAAGTTGAATTCCAAATCTTGCTTTGTGCAAAAGGTATGGAGCGTTGCTCATGGATTCCATTCCACCAGCTACGATAAGTTGGCTTTCGCCAAGACGAATACTCTGATCTGCTAACATGATGGCAACTAATGCCGAGCTGCACACTTTGTTCACCGTGAGTGCTGCAACGTGCGGCGGAATGTTAGCTGCCAGCATTGCTTGTCTGGCCGGGGCTTGGCCAATGCCCGCTTGTAAAACACAACCTAAAATAACTTGATCTATTGTTTCTGGCGCAACGCCTGCTGATTTGAGGCACGCTTCAAAAACAGTGGCGGTAAACTGAGGAGCTGTGAGCGAGCTGAGTGCTTTTCCAAAACTTCCTATGGGCGAACGTTTTGCGGCTACAAGATATGTAGTTTCCATATTGCCTCCTAAACCATAAAAACGCTGCCCTTATGGCGCAAAGGAGTGTTCTTGTAAAGTGAAGAGTACGGTACTAAAGAGGCGAATTTGCCAAGAATTTTAAACTTCTTCTGCAGTGTAAGGATGTTTTTCAGCTAGTTCTTCTAGAGCGATGCGAAGAGGTTTTGAGATTTTTTTGGGCGGGACAATTTTGATGATAATGTATTCGTCTCCACGATCAGTTTTTCCTAACACAGGTGCACCTTTTCCCTTGAGGCGAAACTTTTGGCCGCTGGCAGTTCCTTCTGGGATCTTCATTTGCGCCTGGCCGCTTATGGTGGGCACCGTGATGCTTCCGCCTAACAAAGCTTGGTAAATGGTGACTGGCATTTCGCAGTAGATGTCTGCACCTTCTCTCCAAAATTGTGGATGTGATGCCACTTGAATGGTGAGAAAGAGATCTCCATCTTTTCCGCCGTGCTGACCAGATTGTCCTTTTCCTGCAACGCGAACCTTTGATCCGTTGTTTACACCGGCAGGAATTTTTACGGTGATGTTTTCAACTTTTCCATTTCGCTTGATGGAAATTTTTCTAGTACTGCCTTCAACGGCTTCGAAAAAACTAATTTCAAGCTGAACATTGGTATCGTCGCCCTTAACTGCTTGTGCATGTTGAGTTTGCGAGCGGTAGCGTTGTTGGCCGCGTTTAACTCCACCCATGTTGAACAGTTCTTCGAAGATATCGCCGAAGTCTCCAAATTCCACGTTTGTAGCGCCGCCCGCACCACCATATCCGCCGAAGCCCCCAAAACCTCCACCAGGAGCGCCTTGAAAGCCGCCACCATAGCCACCTTGCGAGAAGAGGTCGTATTGTTTTCTTTTTTCGGGATCGGAGAGAAGATTGTAGGCTTCTGAAATATCTTTGAATTTTTCTTCAGCTTTGCTTTCGCCTTTGTTGACATCGGGGTGATGTTGTTTCGCTAAGCGACGGTAGGCATTTTTGATTTCAGCCTGAGTAGCACTTTTGGGAACACCTAAGATTTGATAGTAATCTTTCATGGAGTGTAGTTTGAAGTTGGTAGTTACTCGTTTTTAGTTTTAAATTCTTACTCTTTGTCATCCTGAGAGAAACGCCCGCCTGCCGGACGGGCAGGAAGGATCTCCTCTGACAATTGACCGAGGAGATCACCTTGCCTGACCGGCAGGCAGGCCACGTCGTTACACTCCTCATGATGACACCTTAAGCTAATTTAATAAAGCCCAGCTGAAAGATTACTTGCTCCGTCGGCTTTGTTGCTCAACAATTTTTCTTTGTCGTAGATGGCGGTTGCTCTGTCGAAGCTGGCATTTTCAAAACGGCCAGTGTCCATCCTGATGGCATCACATGGGCAGGCTTCTACACATAAATTGCAAACTACGCAGCGAAGTTCGTTGATGTTGAAAATTTTGGGGCGTTTTTCAATCACATTGTCGCCAACATCTTCGGCAACAATTTCAATGCAACGAGCTGGGCAAATGGTGGAACACAGCATGCACGCAGTACATCGCACTTCGCCGTCTTCACGTTGCATCAAGCGATGTTCGGCACGGTAGCCTGGAGGAAGCTGTTTTTTTTCTTCAGGATATTCGATGGTGATCATTTCTTGCGTGCGAAGAAGATTTTTGAGGAAGTGACGGCCAGTGATAAGCATGCCGCACAAAATTTCTGGAAGCCAAGCTCGTTCCCACAAGCTCATTTTTTCTTTTCGATCAATTTTGTATGTTTTCGGAGCCATGATTCCTCTGCTAAATTTATCCGTGCCCTTTTGCATGCGTGATGTTTTTGCTGGCTTGGTATTTCCCTTTTTTATCCGCATACGAAATTTCACATGTCTCATCAGACTGCAAGAAAATTAGCTGGCCTATACCCTCCCCCGCGTAAATGCGCGCTGGGACTGCATTTGTGTTGGTGATGGAGATGGTTGCATAGCCTTCCCACTCTGGCTCGAATGGCGTAACGTTGATGATGATGCCGCATCTGGCATAGGTGGATTTGCCCGTGCAGATGGTGAGAATGTCGCGCGGAATGCGGAAATATTCTATGGTTTGCGTGAGCACAAAAGTGTGCGGTGGAATATCGCAG is a window encoding:
- a CDS encoding methylmalonyl-CoA mutase, coding for MKKIRILVAKPGLDGHDRGAKIIARALRDAGYEVIYTGLHQTPEQIVAAAIQEDVHAIGISILSGAHMYLFKAVMDLLKAEKSDDIKIFGGGIIPQDDIEQLKALGVSEIFTPGTPIDDITNWVEKNVK
- a CDS encoding methylmalonyl-CoA mutase — its product is MISKDKIKKWKEELVEPTIKKHAERHAEFTTLSSKPIKRLYTQADIEHLDEEKDLGLPGEFPYTRGIYPTMHRGRLWTMRLFSGFGTAEETNKRYRYLLEHGQNGLSVAFDFPTLMGYDSDSKRSHGEVGLCGVAIDSLADMETLFDGIPLDQVTTSMTINGPAAVLLAMYLALAKKQGVAWDKIGGTVQTDCLKEFIAQHSWAFPPNPSMRVVVDMIEFCAQEVPRFHPISISGYHIREAGSTAVQELAFTLSNGFTYVQACKERGLDVDTVARRFSFFFNAHSDFFEEICKYRAARRIWARVMKEKYGAKKETSLMMRFHTQTAGCSLTAQQPYNNITRTTLQALSAVLGGTQSLHTNALDETLALPTEFSARIALRTQQIIAHESGVTNTIDPLAGSYFVEKLTDEMEEEAMAIINKIEDMGGMLKAIDIGYPQKEIADASFTYQRQIEKKEKIIVGVNDFISEDEGEPDILRIDESVREKQVARIAAMKAKRNQAEVENTLQALKNASINNQNVMPALVDCALAYCTEEEMMSTMKSVFGEYNDPGIF
- a CDS encoding acyl-CoA dehydrogenase, which gives rise to MDFQLNEEQLLLQQTMRDFAKREIAPHAAKLDESSTFPTENIKKMAEMGIMGMMVPHELGGGGMSTLDYVIVLEEIAAACASTAVTMSVNNSLYLTCLMHFANDAQKKKYIPDWASGNKLGAYSLSEPGSGSDAGALRCQAEKKGDKYFLNGTKNWITNGPNADAIIVFARTSTDKHKGISAFIVEKNYPGFQIGKIEKKLGIRASSTSELNFKNCEVPAENLLGAEGDGFKIAMATLDGGRIGIGAQALGIGRAAFEAATKYAKEREAFGKVIADFQAIQWKIADMATKLDAARLLIHRAAWLKSEGKNVGKEAAMAKLFSSEAANDITRDAIQVLGGYGYSREYPVERYFRDAKITEIYEGTSEIQRIVISRAVFKELV
- a CDS encoding 3-hydroxybutyryl-CoA dehydrogenase; protein product: MNKIKKIGVVGAGQMGAGIAQVFAMKGFEITLQDISEEQCKKALTGIEKSLTKLAEKKKITQETARQALNLIATTTSLDDLSHVDFVVEAVTENLELKSRIFSALDRITQENIILATNTSSISITKIAAATNRKDKVIGMHFMNPVPIMPGVEVISADETSKETENCVYDLVNILEKTLIRSKDRAGFVANRILMPMILEAILALEEGVSEKEDIDKGMVTCCNFPMGPLALADFIGLDTCASIMNVMADGLQNQRYRPPALLQRLVKKGKLGRKSGEGFYKYEL
- a CDS encoding acetyl-CoA C-acyltransferase (Catalyzes the synthesis of acetoacetyl coenzyme A from two molecules of acetyl coenzyme A. It can also act as a thiolase, catalyzing the reverse reaction and generating two-carbon units from the four-carbon product of fatty acid oxidation), with the translated sequence METTYLVAAKRSPIGSFGKALSSLTAPQFTATVFEACLKSAGVAPETIDQVILGCVLQAGIGQAPARQAMLAANIPPHVAALTVNKVCSSALVAIMLADQSIRLGESQLIVAGGMESMSNAPYLLHKARFGIQLGNTELVDEMIHDGLWDPYSNEHMGQLAEKCAEKFSITREASDTFALESYKRAQSAIEQGFFADEIVPITIKSKRESTVFKDDEEPFKIKPEKVSSLTPVFKRDGTITAANASSLSDGAAVTLLASEKAIAEHKLIPIARIVASATASQDPAWYTTAPVSAVNAVLKKANLSIADIDLFEINEAFACVTITAIKELKLNPETVNIHGGAVALGHPLGCTGARLVTTLVHALKRKKLKRGLVALCNGGGEATAMILEMV
- a CDS encoding NADH-quinone oxidoreductase subunit I is translated as MRHVKFRMRIKKGNTKPAKTSRMQKGTDKFSRGIMAPKTYKIDRKEKMSLWERAWLPEILCGMLITGRHFLKNLLRTQEMITIEYPEEKKQLPPGYRAEHRLMQREDGEVRCTACMLCSTICPARCIEIVAEDVGDNVIEKRPKIFNINELRCVVCNLCVEACPCDAIRMDTGRFENASFDRATAIYDKEKLLSNKADGASNLSAGLY
- a CDS encoding dCTP deaminase; protein product: MPIKPDVWIRKNANELGMIEPLAEKQERGGISYGVGSYGYDFRIGNTFKIFQPKAGSVIDPKKIDDAQFVEHIGEYCDIPPHTFVLTQTIEYFRIPRDILTICTGKSTYARCGIIINVTPFEPEWEGYATISITNTNAVPARIYAGEGIGQLIFLQSDETCEISYADKKGKYQASKNITHAKGHG